The genome window ATCTTCGCATTGATGACATGGATGGTATCCGTACCCGAAAAGAGGTCATAGAAGACATCTTTTATTCCCTGGACTGGCTGGGGCTTAACTGGGATACCGGCCCTTCGGGTCCGGAAGATTTTTATGCCCGTTTTTCCCTGATGAACCGCATGGATAGCTACGGCAAAGCCGTGGATACCCTGCTGGAAAATAAACTGGCTTATGCCTGCGACTGTTCCAGAAAAAGCCTTGCTGCCCAAGGTATCATGGGAGCATATCCGGGACTTTGCAGAAATAAAGGCCTTTATTCTGAAACCATGAAAACTTCCATACGGCTGCAGGTCCCTGAAAATACAAAAATAAATATGGGTTTGCGGACACAGGCTCTGGCTGAGGATTTTGGCGACTTTGTGCTCTGGAGAAAAGAAAATCTGGCGGCCTACCATCTGGCCTCTGTTCTGGAAGATGATGCCATGGGCATCAACCTTGTGGTACGGGGAGCCGACCTTCTGCCTTCCACGGCAGCACAGCTTTTTTTAGCCCAAACCCTTGGACTGCAGAACTTCCCTGCTGCTTTTTTTATACATCACGGACTTGTGGCTGGAAAAAAGGGCGAAAAACTTTCCAAGTCCAGAGGCAGCCATGCCCTCTGTGAAATGAGGGAATCCGGGATTTCACCCGCTGGTATTTTTTCTTTTGCAGCGGATTTTCTGCATCTGGAGACAAAGGATAAAATCCAGGATATTGAAACCCTCCAAAGGATTTTTAATGATTGCCCTGAAAAACATCCCCTGCTACAGGGGCAGGGCTTTCTGGAAATATCCATATAAAGGCTTTAAGATACAAGCCATCATCGGCATAAAGGATAAAATATGGTACAAAAAATACTCATGGTTGCACTGGGAGGTGCCCTGGGAACCCTCTGCCGCTACGGTCTTTCTACGGGCGTCCATAGCCTTCTGGGCCGAAACTTCCCCTGGGGCACCCTCACCGTAAATATGCTGGGCTGTTTCATGTTCGGTCTTATCTGGGTCATGGCGGAAGAAAAGAATCTAATTCCCGAATCCCTGCGCATCATGCTTCTGGTGGGATTCATGGGGGCCTTCACCACATTTTCAACCTTTATCTTTGAAAATTCCAACCTGATCCACCATGGGGAATGGATCAGGCTCATGGTAAATCTGGCAGGTCAGAATTTTCTGGGTTTCATGGCCCTGTATCTGGGCTATGCCCTAGGAAGGCTGCTATGAGAGATAAAAAATTCCCTGCTGATTCCAATGGGCCGACACTATACTTTTGCTGATTCAGCACCGGATAAGGCAGCGGTTTATCCATAAAGGTATTTATCTGTATTTGTTGCGCTTATTTTTTCACATCATGCAAATGTACTTAGGTACAGGGCCTCCACTTTCCCACGGGCCCACTCCGTTTTACGCAAGAATTTCAGTGAGGATTTAATCGACGGCTCATTTGAAAAACAGTTAATATTGATTTGTCTATATAAACCTTCCCAGCCATAATATTCGACCAGAAGGGTCAATATTTTTTCTAAACTTAAGCCATGCAGCGGATTTTTTGCCTGTTCAGTCATAGTATCATTCTCACTTGTTGTTACAAGGGCTTGGCAATTTACTCAGGTCCGGTTACTGATACTGATTATGTGTTTTCATTGAACTTCGGCCACCTGTTGTAACCGATCTTTGGATTATTTGATTGGTATTTACGAATAAACTCAACCTCTTTTGATGACAGTTCAGATTCTTCACAGTCAGGAGACTCCCAAAGTATCTGCTTACGGATTGTATAATCTTTACGGACATCATCCGGCAGCTTCGCAAAATCATCATTTACTGTTTCCATATCAGGACTGCCAAAATAACGATGGCTGCCAACACTGTCTTTGCCAATGTAAATCTTGCCCGTAGGATGATAAGTAATTTTATAAATCTGTTTCATCTGAGGCTGAAGTCCTTTTTACATATAAAATCAAAATCAGCTGC of Desulfobotulus mexicanus contains these proteins:
- a CDS encoding glutamate--tRNA ligase family protein, which encodes MKDAFIPFSRMAPTPSGFLHLGNALNFILARLFVYRQVGKLHLRIDDMDGIRTRKEVIEDIFYSLDWLGLNWDTGPSGPEDFYARFSLMNRMDSYGKAVDTLLENKLAYACDCSRKSLAAQGIMGAYPGLCRNKGLYSETMKTSIRLQVPENTKINMGLRTQALAEDFGDFVLWRKENLAAYHLASVLEDDAMGINLVVRGADLLPSTAAQLFLAQTLGLQNFPAAFFIHHGLVAGKKGEKLSKSRGSHALCEMRESGISPAGIFSFAADFLHLETKDKIQDIETLQRIFNDCPEKHPLLQGQGFLEISI
- the crcB gene encoding fluoride efflux transporter CrcB, which produces MVQKILMVALGGALGTLCRYGLSTGVHSLLGRNFPWGTLTVNMLGCFMFGLIWVMAEEKNLIPESLRIMLLVGFMGAFTTFSTFIFENSNLIHHGEWIRLMVNLAGQNFLGFMALYLGYALGRLL
- a CDS encoding VF530 family DNA-binding protein; translated protein: MTEQAKNPLHGLSLEKILTLLVEYYGWEGLYRQININCFSNEPSIKSSLKFLRKTEWARGKVEALYLSTFA
- a CDS encoding GIY-YIG nuclease family protein, which produces MKQIYKITYHPTGKIYIGKDSVGSHRYFGSPDMETVNDDFAKLPDDVRKDYTIRKQILWESPDCEESELSSKEVEFIRKYQSNNPKIGYNRWPKFNENT